The following are from one region of the Candidatus Peregrinibacteria bacterium genome:
- a CDS encoding prolipoprotein diacylglyceryl transferase, producing the protein MDLANFRVDPFFFSTGGVILVAGLILSTWMLTRTVHEKELSLKFLNDRLILLSFVSLVVGRLGAMETFWSYFQSHSEDVSTWSQMFLFFKKFIFFWHGGIDEFWTGVGFLSLFLITVFWKKENMWKWLDAFTLPTIFLLIFWNIGAFFSGWDYGTPVSDSFPFGITYNMFEVRYSVPLHPVQVYAALYFFILLIVGVRLWKKRFFPRDGTFFGVFLGLVFLGNGILEFYRGDPATLIDIGFTEARLPQVMSFSIVVMAVFFLVFHTHPLMIPRRLKRPPETAVEPLSHGDTE; encoded by the coding sequence ATGGATCTGGCAAACTTTCGTGTAGACCCCTTCTTTTTTTCTACCGGCGGAGTGATTCTTGTGGCAGGACTCATCCTCTCGACGTGGATGCTCACTCGAACAGTCCATGAGAAAGAGCTTTCCCTCAAGTTCCTGAATGATCGACTCATTTTGCTTTCTTTTGTGAGTCTTGTTGTGGGGCGTCTTGGCGCTATGGAAACTTTTTGGTCATATTTTCAGTCGCACTCAGAAGATGTTTCGACATGGTCTCAGATGTTTTTATTTTTCAAAAAATTTATCTTCTTCTGGCACGGAGGAATCGATGAATTTTGGACTGGGGTAGGGTTTCTATCTTTGTTTTTGATTACTGTTTTTTGGAAAAAAGAAAACATGTGGAAATGGCTTGATGCTTTTACTCTTCCGACGATTTTTCTCCTCATTTTTTGGAATATTGGAGCGTTTTTCTCCGGATGGGATTATGGAACTCCCGTCTCTGACAGCTTTCCCTTTGGTATCACCTATAACATGTTTGAGGTGAGATATTCTGTCCCACTGCATCCCGTTCAAGTTTACGCTGCGCTGTATTTTTTTATCTTGCTGATCGTCGGAGTAAGGTTGTGGAAAAAACGTTTTTTCCCTCGTGATGGCACATTCTTTGGAGTCTTCCTGGGCCTTGTTTTCTTGGGAAACGGTATTCTTGAATTTTATCGTGGTGATCCTGCTACACTTATAGATATTGGATTTACCGAAGCGCGTCTTCCTCAAGTCATGAGTTTTAGCATAGTAGTTATGGCCGTATTTTTTCTCGTATTCCACACGCATCCTCTGATGATTCCACGCCGCCTCAAACGTCCTCCTGAAACAGCAGTGGAACCACTGTCTCACGGAGATACAGAGTAG